One window of the Magnolia sinica isolate HGM2019 chromosome 19, MsV1, whole genome shotgun sequence genome contains the following:
- the LOC131234581 gene encoding uncharacterized protein LOC131234581: protein MDDIAVALASMLLSKEGTRICYPVPGIFSFPSDANIRETTVVGISFYIFGISEAFDFQDYDPYLPFLLDACNDESSDVRQAIVYGIGVCAEFGGSVFKPLVGEALSRLNFVMRQPNALHSDNVMAYDNVVSTLGKICQFHRDSIDAA from the exons ATGGATGATATAGCTGTGGCACTTGCATCTATGCTACTTTCTAAAGAAGGCACAAGGATCTGTTATCCTGTTCCTGGCATATTTTCTTTCCCCAGCGATGCAAACATAAGAGAAACA ACAGTTGTGGgcatttctttttatatttttgggATTTCTGAGGCTTTTGATTTTCAAG aTTATGATCCCTATCTACCATTTTTACTGGATGCTTGTAATGATGAGAGCTCTGATGTTCGACAG gctATTGTTTATGGAATTGGAGTTTGTGCAGAGTTTGGTGGATCTGTGTTTAAACCTCTTGTGGGAG AGGCTCTTTCCAGGCTAAATTTTGTTATGAGGCAGCCTAATGCACTCCATTCTGATAATGTGATGGCATATGACAATGTTGTCTCAACTCTGGGGAAAATTTGCCAATTCCATCGTGATAGTATAGATGCAGCTTAG